The Desulfitobacterium chlororespirans DSM 11544 genome window below encodes:
- a CDS encoding MFS transporter has product MTNEQLSRKSPWFSYLGLLLGTFTMIEAMAFQIPALPVLTKEFGVPVATAALISLCYYLTATVCGPVFGNIADQIGRKRIAMIGMIIFAVSEFMAAFATNYPFFLLARLCQGIGVAAVLPAGLSYASYLFPPNKRGIAVGVYTAVGTFASAMGGFLGGILIAKFGWQSLYIISGVLAVLGIALVQITVPETPTVERKPFDYTGSILLLLTIGTWLSLSVLVANFGWVSPYTLGMLGLALVFAISFWNVEKRTSHPFMDLSILKNRYFAAPILLYFFIALCSQGSVFTNSYFVTAKPGLGTAYVGIMTGSIYLAGAVTSLLSGKLIDSFKIKTVLLIGMGTFIVGTLLYSQYTVDTPFWYIVLTLVFMSGSLLFIAPACMKMSMSAVPPEKLGSGSGTYIMIRDLGSPSGQTTMLAAFGAISASSLATEIAAEAQNSGVSQDMIPTVVEAGKTAGKVIDPALTDHLAKIGVSFQDLYAKANFDGMVIAINQMSTIIIAIAVAAFIAAVFVLPNTNSSPGDLDQRNK; this is encoded by the coding sequence ATGACCAATGAACAGCTGAGCCGGAAATCTCCGTGGTTTTCATATCTGGGGTTATTATTGGGAACTTTCACCATGATCGAGGCAATGGCCTTTCAAATTCCCGCTTTGCCGGTGCTGACGAAGGAATTTGGAGTCCCGGTAGCCACGGCAGCCTTGATCAGCCTGTGCTATTACCTGACGGCCACCGTGTGCGGCCCCGTCTTTGGCAATATTGCCGATCAGATAGGCCGCAAACGCATTGCCATGATCGGTATGATAATTTTTGCCGTCAGTGAATTTATGGCTGCTTTTGCCACCAACTATCCCTTTTTCTTATTGGCCAGATTGTGCCAGGGAATTGGCGTGGCGGCCGTTCTCCCGGCCGGCCTTTCCTATGCCAGCTATTTATTTCCGCCCAACAAGCGGGGAATAGCGGTGGGTGTGTATACTGCCGTCGGGACCTTTGCTTCGGCGATGGGTGGTTTTTTAGGCGGGATTTTGATCGCAAAATTTGGTTGGCAATCCCTTTATATTATCAGCGGCGTTTTAGCAGTCCTAGGCATCGCACTGGTACAGATAACGGTTCCCGAGACTCCCACTGTGGAGAGAAAGCCCTTTGATTATACCGGCTCGATCTTGCTTTTGCTTACCATCGGAACTTGGTTATCTCTTTCCGTACTGGTTGCCAATTTTGGCTGGGTATCACCCTATACTCTGGGTATGCTGGGGTTAGCCCTTGTTTTTGCCATAAGTTTCTGGAATGTGGAGAAAAGAACCAGTCACCCCTTTATGGACTTATCCATCCTTAAAAACCGCTACTTTGCTGCACCGATCCTGCTCTATTTCTTTATTGCTCTCTGCTCCCAAGGCTCCGTATTTACAAACTCCTACTTTGTTACAGCCAAACCGGGATTAGGCACGGCTTATGTAGGCATTATGACAGGATCGATTTACCTGGCCGGAGCGGTAACGTCCCTGCTCAGCGGCAAATTGATCGATTCTTTTAAAATTAAAACCGTTTTGCTGATAGGAATGGGAACCTTTATCGTCGGTACGCTGCTTTATTCCCAGTACACAGTGGACACGCCCTTTTGGTATATTGTCCTGACTTTGGTTTTTATGTCCGGTTCTTTGTTGTTTATTGCCCCTGCCTGCATGAAAATGTCCATGTCCGCCGTCCCTCCGGAAAAGCTCGGCAGCGGCTCAGGAACTTATATCATGATTCGCGATTTAGGAAGTCCCAGCGGGCAAACGACCATGCTGGCTGCCTTTGGAGCGATTTCAGCCTCATCTCTGGCTACGGAGATAGCTGCTGAAGCTCAGAACTCGGGAGTAAGTCAGGACATGATACCGACCGTGGTGGAAGCGGGGAAAACAGCCGGTAAAGTTATTGACCCGGCCTTAACGGATCATCTGGCCAAGATTGGGGTTAGCTTTCAGGATCTCTATGCTAAGGCCAATTTCGATGGCATGGTCATTGCGATCAACCAGATGAGTACGATCATTATTGCCATAGCGGTAGCAGCTTTTATAGCAGCAGTATTTGTCTTGCCGAATACCAATAGCAGCCCCGGTGACCTTGACCAAAGAAACAAATAA
- a CDS encoding CoA transferase, which produces MKKSEIPKFGNLQGLKVITSGSAIAGPFAGALFAEQGAEVIYLENTAVPDMFRMFGDVWSSEHRNERTMALDIQSPEGREILVKLVQWCDILIESSKGGTWTKWGLTDEFLWGINPKLVITHVSGFGLTGDPDYIKRGSFDPIGQAFSGYMAINGEPEPAPPYAPKPFTGDYVTALNTTWATLAALYRTQQTGVGESVDVAQYECLVRIQGNFLLEGVNSGKQPPRMGNKDLKSALENVQKCKDGNYVMLALGGGAVLRRVEKLWGLDGDPDFQEPHTVIFKEDGPRAEKFVEAAVEFCRTHTAEEVDRIMNENQIPCSIVMTYDKMLDNPQYKARETITEWYDEISGRRIKGVAPIPRFRNNPSQVFRSGHTYGMDNEDVLSEFGYSENEIKAFYDKGVIKKK; this is translated from the coding sequence ATGAAAAAGTCTGAAATTCCAAAGTTTGGGAACCTGCAGGGGTTAAAGGTGATTACATCCGGGTCGGCAATTGCAGGCCCTTTTGCCGGGGCGCTTTTTGCGGAGCAGGGTGCTGAAGTTATTTACCTGGAGAATACGGCTGTTCCCGATATGTTTCGTATGTTTGGAGACGTTTGGTCGAGTGAGCATAGAAACGAGAGAACCATGGCCCTGGATATTCAGTCTCCCGAAGGCCGGGAAATACTGGTTAAACTTGTCCAATGGTGCGATATCCTGATTGAATCCTCCAAAGGAGGTACTTGGACCAAGTGGGGGCTGACGGACGAATTTCTCTGGGGGATCAATCCCAAACTGGTGATCACTCATGTTTCAGGTTTTGGACTGACAGGTGATCCGGACTACATCAAACGAGGATCTTTTGATCCGATCGGTCAGGCCTTCAGCGGTTACATGGCCATTAATGGAGAACCGGAACCGGCCCCGCCTTATGCACCAAAGCCCTTTACCGGGGATTATGTGACGGCCTTGAACACCACCTGGGCCACCCTGGCGGCACTCTACCGGACCCAGCAAACCGGGGTAGGAGAAAGTGTTGATGTGGCTCAGTATGAGTGCCTGGTCCGTATTCAAGGGAATTTTCTCCTGGAAGGAGTTAATTCCGGCAAACAACCGCCCCGTATGGGCAATAAAGATCTGAAATCCGCCCTGGAAAACGTCCAAAAATGCAAGGATGGCAATTACGTCATGCTGGCCTTAGGGGGAGGCGCAGTCTTAAGGAGAGTTGAAAAACTTTGGGGCCTCGACGGTGACCCGGATTTTCAGGAGCCTCATACCGTGATCTTCAAAGAGGATGGCCCCCGCGCTGAGAAATTTGTGGAAGCTGCTGTTGAGTTTTGCCGGACCCATACTGCCGAAGAAGTGGATCGGATCATGAACGAAAATCAAATCCCCTGCAGTATCGTCATGACTTATGACAAAATGCTGGATAATCCTCAGTACAAAGCCAGGGAGACCATCACGGAATGGTATGACGAGATCAGCGGACGCAGGATCAAAGGGGTGGCACCCATTCCCAGGTTCAGGAACAACCCAAGCCAAGTTTTCCGCAGCGGGCATACCTACGGTATGGACAATGAGGATGTGCTGAGTGAGTTTGGCTATAGCGAAAATGAGATCAAAGCTTTCTATGACAAAGGTGTTATTAAGAAAAAATAG
- a CDS encoding electron transfer flavoprotein — MNIITCYKIVPEEQDIVVEKDRSLSFARAEWKIGQYDLNAVEAGVAIAEAAGGKVMALSIGGKELDNSKLKKGVLARGPEELYLVVDEKLGNADSYTTAQTLAAAIRKMGEVDLIICGEGSSDLYAQQVGAQLGQMLKAATINGISKLTVAGERLIAERTLENEVEVLEIPLPAVISVTTDINLPRIPSMKNILAAGKKPTTAWDLTAIGMTGVDIPTEVVSTLAPEQADRKKVLWEGESEEVIQQLFAQIRKELL; from the coding sequence ATGAACATTATTACCTGTTACAAAATTGTTCCGGAAGAGCAGGATATTGTAGTGGAAAAGGACCGCAGCCTGTCCTTCGCCCGGGCGGAATGGAAAATCGGGCAATATGATCTGAATGCCGTGGAAGCCGGGGTGGCAATTGCCGAGGCTGCAGGCGGCAAGGTTATGGCCCTAAGTATTGGCGGCAAGGAGTTGGACAACTCCAAGCTCAAGAAAGGGGTTCTTGCCAGAGGCCCTGAGGAGCTTTATTTGGTCGTTGACGAGAAATTAGGGAATGCAGATAGTTACACAACGGCCCAAACCTTAGCAGCCGCCATCCGCAAAATGGGTGAAGTTGACTTGATTATCTGTGGTGAAGGGTCTTCGGATTTATATGCCCAACAGGTGGGAGCCCAACTGGGTCAGATGCTCAAGGCAGCGACCATCAATGGGATCAGCAAGCTGACAGTGGCTGGAGAGCGATTGATAGCCGAGCGCACCCTGGAAAACGAGGTTGAAGTGCTGGAGATTCCCTTGCCTGCAGTGATCTCGGTAACCACGGATATTAACCTGCCCCGGATTCCCAGCATGAAGAATATTCTGGCCGCCGGCAAGAAGCCGACCACAGCTTGGGATCTCACGGCCATCGGTATGACTGGAGTTGATATTCCCACTGAGGTGGTAAGCACCCTGGCACCGGAACAAGCGGATCGCAAGAAAGTCCTTTGGGAAGGCGAATCGGAAGAAGTTATACAACAATTGTTTGCGCAAATTCGCAAAGAACTTCTTTAA
- a CDS encoding electron transfer flavoprotein subunit alpha/FixB family protein: MSILKKVWVLAEKQAGLGQLCAGGRQLGEEVSVILWGEKEEADQAIRMGADKVYWLGALRPESLREDYVETILKLLQEEKPDALFVQPTRRGKLIAGRLAAGLGTSVLVDAVEILTDGNKVQTQHMVYGGAAFRTERIQPQTAIITIGAGVFTPLAEDSGRQGTVIEVEFAEPAIRIKLLEKKSKASAEVNLNAAKRVVGVGRGLVQQEDLGMVEELAGLLEAEVGCSRPLAEGMNWLPKERYIGVSGAMLKPDLYLALGISGQVQHMVGVNQAKVIVAINKDKAAPIFSQADYGIVGDFYKVLPSLIEKFKAEH, translated from the coding sequence ATGAGCATTTTGAAAAAAGTTTGGGTACTGGCAGAAAAACAAGCGGGTTTAGGTCAGTTATGCGCGGGCGGACGCCAGCTGGGAGAAGAAGTATCCGTAATTCTCTGGGGAGAAAAAGAAGAGGCTGACCAAGCCATTCGGATGGGTGCGGATAAAGTATATTGGCTGGGGGCCCTCAGACCGGAGAGCCTTAGGGAAGATTATGTGGAGACCATTCTGAAGCTGCTCCAGGAAGAAAAGCCGGATGCCCTGTTTGTTCAGCCGACTAGAAGGGGAAAACTGATTGCCGGCCGTTTGGCAGCGGGGCTGGGAACCTCTGTCCTGGTGGATGCCGTGGAAATCCTGACGGACGGTAATAAGGTTCAAACCCAGCACATGGTCTATGGCGGAGCGGCCTTCCGCACCGAAAGAATTCAGCCCCAGACAGCGATCATTACAATCGGCGCCGGCGTGTTTACCCCTCTTGCAGAAGATTCCGGCCGCCAAGGTACAGTCATCGAGGTGGAATTCGCGGAGCCTGCCATTAGAATCAAGCTCCTGGAGAAAAAGAGCAAAGCAAGTGCAGAGGTCAATCTGAATGCGGCTAAACGGGTGGTGGGTGTAGGCCGTGGTCTTGTTCAGCAGGAAGACCTCGGGATGGTTGAAGAACTGGCCGGCCTGCTGGAAGCTGAAGTGGGCTGTTCCCGTCCTCTTGCCGAGGGAATGAACTGGCTGCCCAAAGAGAGGTATATCGGTGTATCCGGTGCCATGCTCAAACCCGATCTTTATCTGGCTTTGGGTATTTCCGGTCAGGTGCAGCACATGGTGGGAGTCAACCAGGCCAAGGTCATCGTCGCCATCAATAAAGATAAGGCAGCACCGATTTTCAGCCAGGCCGATTACGGAATCGTGGGGGATTTTTATAAGGTTCTTCCTTCCTTAATTGAGAAGTTTAAGGCGGAGCATTAG
- a CDS encoding acyl-CoA dehydrogenase has product MDFRLTEEQELLLESLREVMARDCTEDYMKECYEKGEHPTKFVQALMDNGFGMLGVPEEHGGTPVDNLTMMLVAEEITRNGGPHFVFGQALSIADMLHFGSEEQIADTMAVVQSGGVAFVLGFTEPQAGSDSSAATTTYTRRNGKVYINGHKTFMSGALRAPYMLCLARNSEEAGHADKRNAFSMWWVPMNAPGIKIEKLEKIGWHMQDTCEVYLEDVEVEEKDLVGVEGNGFMQVLYNFEMERLLMAASVLGMAECAFEDAVRYANQRVQFGKTIGSFQLIQEKITFMKAKIENMKNMVYKCAWEVDNGLPVQISSAIAKLYCAQAANEVIDDALQIMGGIGYTKDARISRLWLDARVFRIGGGTDEIMIHAAGRAILKHYK; this is encoded by the coding sequence ATGGATTTTAGACTGACAGAAGAACAAGAATTGTTGCTAGAAAGCCTCAGAGAAGTCATGGCCAGGGATTGTACGGAAGACTATATGAAAGAATGCTACGAAAAAGGCGAGCATCCCACAAAGTTTGTCCAGGCCCTTATGGATAATGGCTTTGGCATGTTAGGGGTTCCGGAAGAACACGGCGGCACCCCGGTGGATAACCTGACCATGATGCTGGTTGCAGAAGAAATCACCAGGAACGGCGGTCCTCACTTTGTGTTCGGACAGGCATTATCCATCGCCGATATGCTCCACTTTGGTTCCGAGGAGCAAATCGCCGATACCATGGCTGTGGTGCAAAGCGGCGGAGTTGCCTTCGTCCTGGGTTTTACAGAGCCTCAAGCCGGTTCCGACAGCAGTGCCGCCACCACCACCTATACCCGCAGAAATGGCAAGGTCTATATCAACGGCCACAAAACCTTCATGAGCGGAGCGCTGCGGGCACCCTATATGCTTTGCCTGGCCCGCAATTCGGAAGAGGCCGGCCATGCCGACAAACGCAATGCCTTTAGTATGTGGTGGGTGCCTATGAATGCTCCCGGCATTAAGATCGAAAAGCTGGAAAAGATCGGCTGGCATATGCAGGACACTTGTGAAGTTTACCTGGAGGATGTGGAAGTCGAAGAAAAGGATCTCGTCGGTGTGGAAGGCAATGGCTTTATGCAAGTCTTGTACAACTTTGAGATGGAACGCTTGTTGATGGCTGCCTCGGTGCTGGGCATGGCGGAGTGCGCTTTTGAAGATGCCGTCCGTTACGCCAACCAACGGGTGCAGTTTGGCAAGACGATTGGCTCCTTCCAGCTGATTCAGGAAAAAATCACCTTTATGAAGGCTAAAATCGAGAATATGAAAAATATGGTCTACAAATGCGCCTGGGAAGTGGACAACGGGCTGCCCGTGCAAATCTCTTCGGCGATTGCCAAATTATATTGTGCACAAGCAGCCAATGAAGTCATTGACGATGCCCTGCAGATCATGGGCGGAATCGGCTACACCAAAGATGCCCGTATCTCCAGGTTATGGCTGGATGCCCGGGTCTTCAGGATCGGCGGCGGTACGGATGAGATCATGATTCACGCCGCGGGAAGAGCCATTTTAAAACACTATAAATAA
- a CDS encoding CynX/NimT family MFS transporter, translating into MSKQSTRPWLVFLSLALLFFAALGMLGNTNGLYLTPVSKEMGWSRTDASWYLTIYMLTMALTQPIASRLLYKVNSKVLLFISMTLVCAATGAASQFQTVMAWNISGVLMGLGYSVIMYLTLPVIISNWFSKKTGMVLGIALAIGTLGSAIANPVAGMLITEYGWRTARLAMSIAAWVIAVPGILLFVNFKPADIGLKPYGYEEGATGQAKAAVSLKGVSAADSLKSPALYMVMFIACAVVLYSSMNTQIPGYASSIGLATAFGAYAMTILNLANMGGKIFWGWLTDRKGFLPSMVAALSCGIAGVFIILAGGSNVSIFYAGLVFFGICFSSLTVMLPLIVKGIFGEKDYGKIYANVTLVQQLMAASAAIIYGRIFDITQSFVFAWQMNIVTLAIAILMLFGAVKVGKKLIHT; encoded by the coding sequence ATGAGTAAACAATCGACTCGTCCATGGCTTGTATTTCTATCTTTGGCCCTGTTGTTTTTTGCCGCATTAGGAATGCTGGGGAATACCAACGGTCTTTATCTGACACCGGTATCCAAAGAAATGGGCTGGAGCAGGACTGATGCCTCCTGGTATCTGACCATTTATATGTTAACCATGGCTCTTACTCAGCCCATAGCCAGCCGACTTCTTTATAAAGTCAATTCAAAGGTATTGCTCTTTATCAGTATGACTCTTGTGTGCGCCGCTACCGGTGCCGCCTCTCAGTTCCAAACCGTCATGGCCTGGAACATCTCCGGTGTTCTCATGGGTTTGGGTTATTCCGTTATTATGTACCTGACTCTTCCCGTCATCATCAGCAACTGGTTCAGCAAAAAAACCGGTATGGTGCTGGGTATCGCCCTGGCCATCGGAACCCTGGGTTCAGCCATAGCCAACCCCGTCGCCGGCATGCTGATTACGGAGTATGGCTGGAGAACCGCCCGCCTCGCCATGTCCATCGCGGCCTGGGTCATTGCTGTCCCCGGTATTCTCTTATTTGTTAATTTCAAACCTGCCGATATCGGTCTGAAACCTTACGGTTATGAAGAAGGCGCCACAGGGCAGGCGAAAGCTGCCGTATCTCTGAAAGGGGTATCTGCCGCCGATTCCCTGAAATCCCCTGCTTTGTATATGGTTATGTTCATAGCTTGTGCGGTGGTGCTGTATTCCTCCATGAACACCCAGATTCCCGGATATGCTAGTTCAATCGGGCTGGCAACTGCTTTTGGGGCTTATGCCATGACCATTCTGAACCTGGCTAATATGGGCGGCAAAATCTTCTGGGGCTGGTTAACGGACCGCAAAGGCTTCCTGCCCTCTATGGTTGCTGCTCTGTCCTGCGGGATTGCAGGGGTCTTCATTATTTTGGCCGGCGGCTCCAATGTCAGCATATTCTATGCCGGTTTGGTTTTCTTCGGCATTTGTTTCTCCTCGCTGACCGTTATGCTGCCCTTGATTGTCAAAGGAATCTTTGGCGAAAAAGATTATGGGAAAATCTATGCCAATGTAACCTTGGTCCAGCAGTTAATGGCCGCCTCAGCTGCAATTATCTATGGCAGAATTTTCGATATCACCCAAAGCTTTGTCTTTGCCTGGCAGATGAATATTGTGACTCTGGCTATTGCTATCCTGATGCTCTTCGGAGCCGTTAAGGTGGGCAAAAAGCTGATTCACACCTAA